DNA from Pseudomonadota bacterium:
GAACAGAATATTTATCGACCGTATGTGCGATATCGGAATTCTAACTGCAGAGGAGGCTATTGGCCTTAGCCTGACCGGCCCGATGTTGCGTGGCTCAGGGGTTAACTACGATGTGCGCAAGGCTTTCCCGTACTCAAGCTATGAGGAGTTTGACTTTGAGGTGCCGCTTGGAACTAAGGGCGATAACTACGATCGCTTTCTAGTTCGTTTAAACGAGATGGAGCAGTCGCTTAGGATCTGCGAACAGGCGATCGCAAGGCTACCGCAGGGAGCCATCATAGTAGATGATCCGCATATCGCACTTGTTTCAAAGGATCAGGTCTATAACTCAATCGATGGCATGATTAATCACTTTGAGTTGGTGATGTACGGCGTAAAGCCTCCGAAGGGCTCCGCTTACCAGGCCGTTGAGGGCGGAAGCGGTGAGCTCGGTTTCTATGTTGTCTCAGATGGTAGCGGCAAGCCGTACCGCGCACATGTGCGTGCTCCAAGTTTTATTCATATGGGCTCATTGAGGAAGATGTTGCTCGGACGGAACCTCTCGGACCTTATTCCGACATTTGGAATGATAAATATGATAGGTGGTGAGTGTGACCGATAACGGACAGGTCTTTTATATTAACACTAAGGGCGCTGTTCCAAGAAGTAAGGAGCCACTGCTCTTGCCCGAGATCTCTGAGCGCAGAGCGCAGGAGATGATAGCGCTCTATCCACAAAGTCGCTCGGCTATAATGCCGCTGCTCTACATCGCCCAGGAGCACTTCGGTCATATAACTCAAGCCGCTGTTGATTGGGTCTCGCACAAACTTTCGATAGCGCCGGTACAGGTCTGGGAGGTCGCAACCTTCTATACTATGTATTACAAAAAGCCGGTCGGTCGATATCATGTGCAGGTCTGTCGCACATTGCCATGCGCGTTGCGTGGAGCAAAGCGCATCTCTCAATTTCTGCATGAGCACCTCGGCCTTAAGCCTGGGGAGGTGAGCGCAGATGGTACCTGGAGCTTCGAAGAGGTGGAGTGTTTAGGTTCCTGCGGAACTGCGCCGATGTGCCAAATTAACGATATCTTCTTTGAGAATCTTAACGAAGAGAAGCTTACAAAGCTGCTCGATCGCATAGAAAAGGAGAGCCCAGATCTGCGCTTCTCGACGGTTCGTGATCAGCTCGGTGCTGGCCTGAAAGGGTGTCCTCAATCTGAGATCGTGTGATTACATAGAGTTAAATAATGTCTGATTTAGTTGCGCAAAAGCCGGTCGAGTTAGTGACCCTATCGATCGACGGAAAGCAGGTTCAGGTGCCTAAGGGTACTAACCTGATAGAGGCGGCCAAGTGCGCCGATATCGAGGTGCCGCATTATTGCTACCATCCGCACCTCTCTATAGCGGGTAACTGCCGCATGTGTCAGGTCTCGGTTAAGGGACAACCGAAGTTGACTATCGCTTGCAACACGACCGTAGCGGAGGGCATGCAGGTTGAAACGCACCTTACTAGTCAGGCAGTTGCCGACGCGCAGGCCGCCACCCTAGAATTTATTCTAATTAATCATCCCCTTGATTGTACGGTGTGCGATCAGGCCGGTCATTGCAAGTTGCAGGACTATCACTTTGAGTACAACGCGCGCGCAAGCAGATTTCTGGAACAGAAGGTTCATAAGCCAAAGGCTATCCCGCTAGGACCAACGGTTATGCTCGATGGTGAGCGCTGCATTATGTGCACCCGTTGTATCCGTTTCTGTGATGAGATCACAAAGACCTCAGAGCTCGGCATGTTAAATAGGGGCGACCAGTCGGTAATCGCAATTAGCCCCGGACATGAGTTAAATAACGCGCTCTCCGGATCGGTAGTTGATCTCTGTCCAGTTGGGGCACTCACCCATAGAGAATGGCGCTTTAATACCAGGATCTGGTTTACCAATCAGACCGATTCAATCTGCCCCGGATGTTCCACTGGATGTAACGTAAAGGTTGCTGAACGTGATGGCCAAGTGGTGCAGGTCAAGGCGCGTCGTAACGATGCGGTCAATAAGGAGTGGTTGTGTGATGAGGGGCGCTACGGCTTCCAGCGCTTTCTGCCAGTAGCGCGTGTCAAAGCACCCTTTAATAACGTAACTGCAAGAGAGCTGCCGTCAGTAGCCGAGGTAATAGCGGCGCTTAAGGGAAACCTAAAGACCTTAACTATTCTAGCCTCCCCCGATCTGTTGCTAGAGGAGTACTACCTTATTAAGCAGCTTCTAGTGCGCGCCTCAGCGGTGGGCCGAGCTGTGATCGCCTATCGGCAGCGCGCGCTTAATCAGGTAGAAGAGATCCTCGTTAGCCCCGACTACGCAAGTAACTTTAGGGGTGCACAGCTTGCTGGAATAGTTGGAGAGACACCTGAAGGCGAATACTTAGAGGTGCTGGCCAAGATCCGTCGCAAAGAGATCGAACATGTGCTTGTGCTTGGTGACCGCGCCATCGCAACACAGGATATAGATGCTCAGCTGCTTGAGGGATTAGCCGCAGCGAAGTTATCGGTTGGGGTACTTACAGACAGGGAGTCACTCCTTGCACGCACACTCACCATGATAGTTCCAGGGCGCAGTATACTTGAAAAATCAGGACTCCTTGTTAATCGAAATTTAAGGTTACAGTACGCGCAGAGCGTTCTGCCCCTAATCGATGGCACAGTTCCTGATTGGCGCTTTCTCGCCCAGCTTAGTGAGGCGGCAGGAGCTAAGCTTATCTCAGGTAACCCCACACAGATGAGCGATAGAGATCTGACCCGTTGGTACCTTGCAACCGATTCAGTCGTTTCGGTGCATGGGCTATCGATTGCAAAGATTAAGGGGGAGGGAGTTCAGTTGGTGCCAGCCTCGCAGGTGGGGGACAGTAGCACGCCCTCGAACCCGGCAGTTGTGGCCTCTGTAGCGCTACCGGTAGCATAGGAAGGTATGATTGAGCTTGTAATTCTCCTAGTGAAGGTCTTCGTTGTAATGAACCTCGCACTTGTGCTCGCCTCAACCTGTACCTGGCTTGAGCGTAAGGGCTCGGCATTAATTCAGGACCGAGTTGGAGCCAACAGGGCAGGGGCCTTCGTTGAATCAGATAAGTGGTTTATTAAACCGTTCCTGCCATTAATCAGAATGATGGGGTGGCTCGGTATCATCAACACCTTTATCTGTGATTCGGTCAAAGGGCTCTGGAAGGAGGACTTCGTGCCTGAAGGAGCCTCGAAGTTTCTGCATGCTCTTGCGCCCGTCCTGGCGGTGCTTCCGATTATGCTGGCCTTTGCGGTGCTGCCCATAGCACCTGACTTTACGGTCTATGGCTATAAGGTGCATCCCTGTGTCGCCTCAATCGATGGAGGACTGCTCTTTGTTCTAGCGATGGGCTCCCTGGCAGTCTATGGGATAGCGATAGCAGGGTGGACCGGTAACAACAAGTTCTCGCTGCTTGGAGCGCTGCGTGCTACTGCGCAGATGATCTCGTATGAGCTTCCGATGGGGGTGGTTTTTGTTGCTATTATCGTCGTCTACGGCTCACTTGATCTCTATACCATCGTCGAAGAGCAGGGGAAGCTTCTCTACGGGGTTATTCCGCAGTGGGGCATCGTAATGCAGCCGGTCGGGTTCGTCGTTTTGCTTCTGGCCGGTATGGCCGAGACCAAGAGAGCCCCGTTTGACCTGCCTGAAGCTGAGTCTGAGCTCGCTGCCGGATACTTTACCGAATACTCCGGCATGAAGTTCCTAATGTTCTGGCTCGGGGAGTTCGCAGAGATAGCGCTGATAGCGATGCTGCTAGCGCTATTATTCTTTGGTGGATGGCATATCCCCTGGATTACCCTACCGCAGGGAGTTTGGTGGGCCGCTCTGATCGGACACCTGGTGTTGATGGCAAAAGTTGTATCGTTGTGTGTGTTGCAGATAGTTATTCGCTGGACCTTGCCCCGTTTTAGGTACGACCAGTTGATGAACCTAGGATGGAAGATCTTGCTTCCGGTCAGTCTGGTAAACCTCGTTATTACAGCGATCCTTAAGGTAGCGTTATGACCTTTATCGGTTTTGTCCTCTCACTTATCGCACTAGTTGCAGCGATAGCGGTTGTGGTTAATCGCAACCCCCTCTACAGCGCACTAGCGCTGGTCGTAAACTTGCTCGCGGTGGCGGGGCTCTATGCTTTACTTGAGGCACACTTTCTGGCGGTATCGCAGATAGTGGTATACGCCGGAGCTATTATGGTTCTTGTGTTATTTGTATTGATGCTACTTAATTTAAAGGACGAGCCGCGCCGCAGGTTTGTAATCGTGCGCGCAATTATCGCAATCACTATCGGTTGCTGGATCTTCTCTACCGCCTTTTCCTCCATGGTGACACAGCTCTCAGGGCTCTCAACCCATAGCATGCAAGAGAATATGCGGCGCTCTGAGGGCACCGTAAAAGCTATAGGAGAGGAGCTCTTCAGTCGCTATATAGTGCAGTTTGAGCTCTCGTCGCTAGTGCTACTAATCGGAATCGTTGGAGCCGTTATGCTCGCCAAGCGAAAGCAGGTAACGTTAGCGCCCCGTAACGAGGGTACCGGAGAGAAGGGAAAGAATGCAGGAGCGCAGCCATGAGTCCATTAATATCCTATCTTGGCCTAGCTCTGCTGCTCTTTATAATCGGAGCTATAGGGGTCTGTATGCGGCGTAACGCCATCGTTATCCTAATGTGCATCGAGCTGATGCTTAACGCGGTAAATCTCACCTTCGTTACGTTTAGCAAGATGCATGGGAACCTTGATGGGCAGGTAGCTGTGTTTTTTGTCTTGGTGATTGCAGCCGCAGAGTCAGCGGTCGGGTTAGCTATTATTATCTCGGTATTTAGAAGCTTGGTATCGGTAGAGACGACCGATGCTGCGCAGCTTAAGTGGTAGGGGTTATGGAAAGCTCAGATCTTCGTTTGTCAATTATTGTGATAGCACCTCTGATCGGGGCCTTGCTATCTTACCTGCTTGGTCGGGTCGCTGCAAAGCTAGCGGGCATAACGGCATCGCTAGCGGTGCTGGTGTCGTTCATTATGACGCTCTCTTTGTGGGCTGAAGTAAGTGCGACCAGGAGCTTTACGGGATTCCTTACATCGTGGATCTCGTTTGGATCGCTTGCGCTACCGATGGAGCTATATTTTGATTCACTAGCGGCGGTAATGTGTCTGATCGTAACTGGGGTTGGACTCTTAATTCATATCTACTCTATAGGATACATGGCGCACGATCCCGGTATCGCACGCTTCTTCTCCTATATGAATCTCTTTTTGGCCTCGATGTTGGTCCTGGTGCTCGGAAAGAGCCTTCCGGTTATCTTTATCGGATGGGAGGGGGTTGGGCTCTGCTCATACCTCTTGATTGGATACTGGTTTACCAATACCGAGTACGCCAAGGCCGGTCGCAAGGCGTTTGTAATGAATCGTATCGGGGATCTCGGGTTTCTTGTTGCGATGGCCATTCTTTTCACTGCGTGTGGAACCCTCGATGTAGTGGAGCTTAATAAGGCCGATGTGCTCAGGCGTCTGCCAGAGGGGCTAGGATTGTTGGCAGGGCTTGCGCTCTTTTTTGCCGCAACGGGAAAGTCTGCACAGATTCCGCTTTTTACCTGGCTCCCCGATGCGATGGCCGGCCCTACGCCGGTCTCAGCGCTAATTCACGCGGCAACCATGGTTACAGCCGGCATCTATCTGATGGCCCGTATGCACGGAGTTATCGAGTTAGATGCTGCCGTTCCAGCAACTATCCTGTGGGTGGCGCTCGCCACATCAGCCTTAGCCGCTACAACCGCCATGGTTCAGAACGATATTAAAAAGGTGCTGGCCTACTCAACCGTTAGTCAGCTCGGTTTTATGTTTATCGCCGTGGGGGTAGGGCAGTACTCGGT
Protein-coding regions in this window:
- a CDS encoding NAD(P)H-dependent oxidoreductase subunit E encodes the protein MTDNGQVFYINTKGAVPRSKEPLLLPEISERRAQEMIALYPQSRSAIMPLLYIAQEHFGHITQAAVDWVSHKLSIAPVQVWEVATFYTMYYKKPVGRYHVQVCRTLPCALRGAKRISQFLHEHLGLKPGEVSADGTWSFEEVECLGSCGTAPMCQINDIFFENLNEEKLTKLLDRIEKESPDLRFSTVRDQLGAGLKGCPQSEIV
- a CDS encoding NADH-quinone oxidoreductase subunit H; translated protein: MIELVILLVKVFVVMNLALVLASTCTWLERKGSALIQDRVGANRAGAFVESDKWFIKPFLPLIRMMGWLGIINTFICDSVKGLWKEDFVPEGASKFLHALAPVLAVLPIMLAFAVLPIAPDFTVYGYKVHPCVASIDGGLLFVLAMGSLAVYGIAIAGWTGNNKFSLLGALRATAQMISYELPMGVVFVAIIVVYGSLDLYTIVEEQGKLLYGVIPQWGIVMQPVGFVVLLLAGMAETKRAPFDLPEAESELAAGYFTEYSGMKFLMFWLGEFAEIALIAMLLALLFFGGWHIPWITLPQGVWWAALIGHLVLMAKVVSLCVLQIVIRWTLPRFRYDQLMNLGWKILLPVSLVNLVITAILKVAL
- a CDS encoding 2Fe-2S iron-sulfur cluster-binding protein; the encoded protein is MSDLVAQKPVELVTLSIDGKQVQVPKGTNLIEAAKCADIEVPHYCYHPHLSIAGNCRMCQVSVKGQPKLTIACNTTVAEGMQVETHLTSQAVADAQAATLEFILINHPLDCTVCDQAGHCKLQDYHFEYNARASRFLEQKVHKPKAIPLGPTVMLDGERCIMCTRCIRFCDEITKTSELGMLNRGDQSVIAISPGHELNNALSGSVVDLCPVGALTHREWRFNTRIWFTNQTDSICPGCSTGCNVKVAERDGQVVQVKARRNDAVNKEWLCDEGRYGFQRFLPVARVKAPFNNVTARELPSVAEVIAALKGNLKTLTILASPDLLLEEYYLIKQLLVRASAVGRAVIAYRQRALNQVEEILVSPDYASNFRGAQLAGIVGETPEGEYLEVLAKIRRKEIEHVLVLGDRAIATQDIDAQLLEGLAAAKLSVGVLTDRESLLARTLTMIVPGRSILEKSGLLVNRNLRLQYAQSVLPLIDGTVPDWRFLAQLSEAAGAKLISGNPTQMSDRDLTRWYLATDSVVSVHGLSIAKIKGEGVQLVPASQVGDSSTPSNPAVVASVALPVA
- the nuoK gene encoding NADH-quinone oxidoreductase subunit NuoK; the encoded protein is MSPLISYLGLALLLFIIGAIGVCMRRNAIVILMCIELMLNAVNLTFVTFSKMHGNLDGQVAVFFVLVIAAAESAVGLAIIISVFRSLVSVETTDAAQLKW
- a CDS encoding NADH-quinone oxidoreductase subunit J, with protein sequence MTFIGFVLSLIALVAAIAVVVNRNPLYSALALVVNLLAVAGLYALLEAHFLAVSQIVVYAGAIMVLVLFVLMLLNLKDEPRRRFVIVRAIIAITIGCWIFSTAFSSMVTQLSGLSTHSMQENMRRSEGTVKAIGEELFSRYIVQFELSSLVLLIGIVGAVMLAKRKQVTLAPRNEGTGEKGKNAGAQP
- a CDS encoding NADH-quinone oxidoreductase subunit D (Catalyzes the transfer of electrons from NADH to quinone), translating into NRIFIDRMCDIGILTAEEAIGLSLTGPMLRGSGVNYDVRKAFPYSSYEEFDFEVPLGTKGDNYDRFLVRLNEMEQSLRICEQAIARLPQGAIIVDDPHIALVSKDQVYNSIDGMINHFELVMYGVKPPKGSAYQAVEGGSGELGFYVVSDGSGKPYRAHVRAPSFIHMGSLRKMLLGRNLSDLIPTFGMINMIGGECDR
- the nuoL gene encoding NADH-quinone oxidoreductase subunit L; translated protein: MESSDLRLSIIVIAPLIGALLSYLLGRVAAKLAGITASLAVLVSFIMTLSLWAEVSATRSFTGFLTSWISFGSLALPMELYFDSLAAVMCLIVTGVGLLIHIYSIGYMAHDPGIARFFSYMNLFLASMLVLVLGKSLPVIFIGWEGVGLCSYLLIGYWFTNTEYAKAGRKAFVMNRIGDLGFLVAMAILFTACGTLDVVELNKADVLRRLPEGLGLLAGLALFFAATGKSAQIPLFTWLPDAMAGPTPVSALIHAATMVTAGIYLMARMHGVIELDAAVPATILWVALATSALAATTAMVQNDIKKVLAYSTVSQLGFMFIAVGVGQYSVALFHVVTHAFFKACLFLSAGSVIHGCHHEQDMRKMGGLAKSMPITSICYGVATLAIAGICPFAGYFSKHAILASIAGTPNRFLIDQIELISFIATSIAVCTAFYMARSFIMTFLGSYRGHAEPHEAPLIMTAPVMVLALLSLVGGFVLEHPFTAYLSGLSAQGTSLEHGAEGLLSYLVGSLPGVFGIVLAVYLFILAPRERSLIRRFCGPLEKLFARTYFFDEVLNALVIRPVRKLSGIAFRSVDQSLIQGSAVALGNITSAVGELTCRITTGQVTTYLFLMFGAAATLFGIFTQVR